The Sulfuricurvum sp. IAE1 DNA segment AGGGAGGCGAATCCTGCCTGCGCGGCGATGACGGGTCCAAGCGCCATGGCCGCGGCAAAACTGATCGCAATGGTCCCCCCCATCAGTGCCATCGCTTTCCCGCGCTGCTCTTCGTGTACCAGGTCGCTGATCATGGCGGGGATAACCGCGCCGATCGCGCCCGCTCCCTGGAGAAAACGTCCGATCATCAGGGTATAGATGTCGGTGCTGACCGCACAGATGATCGATCCGACCAGAAAGATCACCAGCCCCAGCAGAAGGGTCGGTTTGCGTCCCAGCCGGTCGCTCATTGTCCCGAAAGGGATTTGGAAAATCGCCTGCGTCAGGGCGTATCCGCCGACGATGACCCCGATCAGAAACGGGGTAGCCCCTTCAAGATGAAGGGCATAGGCCGAGAGGACCGGCAGGACGAGAAAAAGACCGAAAAAGCGCAGGGAGAGAATCGCCGAGAGGGGTAAAACCGTTTTAAACACGTTATGACCTTAGTTCCGCTAAAATTTTTGCCATTATAGTACATTTGCGGATGAGGCGAATCGCACCGCTCTCATCGCTAAGTCTTCTCTAAGGAATCGGAATGAAAATCGTTTTGGCTACCTCGAACAAAGGAAAAGTGCGCGAAATCGTCGAACTGCTGCACGATCGCGAAGTGTTCCCCTATACCGATCTCATGGAAGGGTTCGAGATCGTCGAGGACGGTGAAACGTTTGCCGCCAACGCCCTGATCAAGGCACGCGCGGTCTATGCGGCGCTGGGCGATGCAGACGCCGTCGTGATCGCGGACGACAGCGGGATCAGCGTCGATGCGCTGGGAGGGGAGCCGGGAATTTACAGTGCCCGCTACGGCGGCGAAAACGCCACGGACAAAGATAACCTGAACAAGCTGGTCGAAGCGCTCCGGGCCAAAGGGATCGGCGAATCCAAAGCCCACTACACCGCCGCCATCGCCGTCGTCTCCCGGGAGGGGGAGCGGTGTGTGCACGGATGGATGCACGGCCGCGTCATTACCGCGCCGCGGGGAGAGAACGGGTTCGGATACGATCCGATGTTTATCCCCGAAGGGTTCGGCCAAACGCTCGGCGAACTCCCCGATGACGTCAAGAAAGGGCTGTCACACCGCTCGCAGGCGCTTTCTTTGGCAAAGATCCTGATCGATCAGATCAAATTCCTGAGACGTTAGGCCGGAAGCTCCGTAATCAGATAGAAGAAAACCAACCCGACGACGATCCGGTAAATCGCAAAGGGGACGAAGGTGTGGCGACTGACGAAGGTGACGAACGCCTTGACGGTCGCCAGTGCGAAGATAAATGCGGTGACAAACGCGATCGAAAGCATCGACCAGTCCTCGACGACCATTTCGTTGCGGTGTTTGAGGAGGTCGTAGGCGGTGGCGATCACCATCGTCGGGATCGCGAGCAAAAACGAAAACTCCGCCGCGCTTTTACGGCTCAGCCCCATAAAAAGGCCGCCGATGAGGGTGGCTCCCGAACGGCTCGTCCCGGGAATCATCGAAAGGCTCTGGAAAATCCCGATCGTAAACGCCTCTTTAAAGGTGAGTTCCGAGACATCTTTTCCCGCATCGATCGGTTCGTTCCGGCGGAGGTATTCGATGATCAGGAAGACGATTCCCCCCGCAACGAGCATGATGCTGACCGTTTCGACCCCGAAAAGGGCCTTGATCTGTTTGTAGAACAAAAACCCCAAAACCCCCGCGGGTAAAAACGCGACGGCGATTTTGAACCAGAGCATCCGGTCTTGCAGGAGGCGCTGGGTGTAGAGGAACAAAACGGCGAGGATGCTGCCCAGCTGAATCGAGACTTCGAACGCTTTATGGGCGTTCGTCTGCTCGAGACCCAGCAGGTGCGAAGCGAGAATCAGGTGTCCGGTCGAAGAGATCGGAAGGAACTCGGTCACCCCCTCGAGGGCTCCGAGCAAAAGTGCGTCAAACAGTGTCATTCAAACTCTTTCATTTCTTTTGAGGGAATTTTAGCTTAAACCTCCCCTAACTTCCCTTTGGCTATAATATCGCTATTTTGCACTCCGAGTAAGGATAGACTCTATGTTACTTTTTACCCCCGGCCCAACCCCGGTACCCGAATCGGTACGTATCGCGATGGCGGGCGAAACGCTCCACCACCGAACCCCTGAATTCGAAGCGATTTTCGAACGCACCCGCGCACTGCTGTTCGAGCTTATGGGGATGGATGAGGTCTTGATGCTCGCTTCTTCGGGAACGGGCGCGATGGAGGGGGCCGTAATCAACCTGGCCCACTCCAAACTCCTCTCGATCAACTCCGGAAAATTCGGTGAGCGTTTCGGAAAAATTGCCCTCGCCCACGGGATTGCGAACGTCGAGATAAAACACGAATGGAATACCCCCGCGACCGTCGAGGAAGTAAAAGCGGCACTCGCCGCCAACCCCGATATCGACGCCATCGCGATCCAGATCTGTGAGAGTGCGGGCGGTCTGCGCCACAGCGTCGAGGAGATCGCCGCGGCGGTCAAAGCACACAACCCTTCCATCATGGTGATTGCTGATGGCATTACGGCGGTCGGGGTTGAAAAAATCGACGTAAGCAATATCGACTGTCTCATCTCGGGCAGCCAGAAAGCGTTGATGCTCCCTCCGGGACTTGCCATCATGGGGCTCTCTAACGCCGCCATCGAAAAAATCGGTGCGGGCAAAGGGTACTACTTCAACCTCGCGACCGAGATCAAGAACCAGCGTAAGAATACCACCGCATGGACGGCGGCGACAACGCTGATTATCGGGCTCGAAAGCGTCCTCAACCGTATCAAGGCCGAGGGGGGACTAGAGAAGCTTTACGCCGATACCGCCGCACGCGCGAAAGCGACCCGCGCCGCGATGGAAGCGATCGGGCTGCATCTGTACCCCGCACGTCCGGCCGATTCGATGACGACGGTGGACGATGCGGAGGCCAAAACGATCCGCTCGATCCTCAAAAAAGAGCTCGGGGTCAACGTAGCGGGCGGACAGGACCATATCAAGGAACTGATTTTCCGTATCAACCACATGGGGCTGATCGCCCCGTACGAAGCGGCATGGGTCGTCAACGGCGTGGAACTTGCACTGGCCAAAATGGGCCGCCGCCCTTATGACGGAACGGCCAACCGTGTTTTCAATACCGTTTACTTCGGGCTCTGATCGTTATGGTTTTTGAACACGAAATCCCCGAAGGCTCGAAGCTCTATTTCGCCGGCACGGCCAAAACGAAGCGCCGTATCGAAAATACCGCCAGCGAAGTACTCAGCGAAGCGGGGTTTGAAGAGATCCTTACCCCGTTGTTTTCATATCATCAGCACATGAGTGTCTGCGATCAGCGCGAGTTGATCCGGGTCAATGACAGCGAGAATCATCCGATCAGCCTGCGGGCCGATTCCACGATCGACGTCGTTCGGATCGTCAACAAACGCCTGGGCGGCAACACCGAGCATAAAAAATGGTTTTACATCCAGCCGGTCTACCGCTATCCGGCCAATGAGCAGTATCAAGTCGGGGTCGAGATCATCGGCGAACCGAACCTTTCCGCTGCACTGACGCAGGCGACGCGGATTGTGAAAAAACTGGGGATCGCACCGCTGTTGCAGATTTCAAACATCAATATTCCGCGTATTCTTTCGGAGACGCTCGAACTGGAACTCGATGATTTCCGGCACGTCAACATCGAAAAGTTTCTCGCTCTGAAAATCGAATGGCTGACGCGCCTGGTTTATCTCCAGCACCCCGACGAAATCGATGCGGTTGTCGCAATCGTTCCCGACGCGATCAAAGCGGAGTTGCTCAAAATCAAGGAACTGTGCGCGGAGCTTGATTATCCCAACGTCGTCGTGGCGCCGTTGTATTACGCCAAAATGCTTTATTACGACGAGCTTTTTTTCCGGGTTATCGAAAAAAACGAAACGTATGCCATGGGCGGGCGCTACAAAAGCGACGAAACCGTTTCGGTCGGTTTTGCCATTTACACCGATGCGTTGATCGACGCATTACACCAATAAAGATAGGATTTACATGAAAGCGGATTTAATCGTAGGAATTCAGTGGGGAGATGAAGGAAAAGGGAAAATCGTCGATTTGCTGGCACAGCAATACGACGTCGTCGCCCGCTATCAGGGGGGACACAATGCCGGGCACACGATCGTCGTCGACGGCAAAACCCATGCCCTGCACCTGATCCCCTCGGGGATTTTGAACCCCGACGCGGTCAACATTATCGGAAACGGCGTCGTCGTTTCCCCAGAAGCGCTAATCAAAGAGATGAAGCAGTTTGAGAACCTTCTGGGACGTTTGTACGTATCCGAATCGGCCCACATGATCCTGACGTTTCACACGCTGATCGACCAGGCCAAAGAAAAGCTGCGCGGTGAAAAAGCGATCGGTACCACCGGCCGCGGTATCGGACCTGCGTACAGCGAAAAAATCGCCCGCGCGGGATTCCGCCTCGGCGAATTGCGGGATGTGGAGGCGCTGACTTCGCGCGTTATGGAGTACTTTGTCCAGAACAAAGCGATTTTCGAAGCGCTCTGTATCGAATTGCCATCGCGTGAAGAGCTGGTGGCCGAATTGAACGGCTATGCAGAAAAACTGGTTCCGTTCCTCGCCAACACGACCCAGATGGCGTGGAAAATGATGGATGAAGGGAAAAAGATCCTTTTGGAAGGGGCGCAGGGGACGATGCTCGACATTGACCACGGAACCTATCCCTACGTTACAAGCTCCTCGACGATTTCGGCCGGAGCATGTACGGGTCTGGGAATCAACCCCAAAGACATCGGTAAAGTGACGGGGATCGTCAAAGCGTACTGCACCCGCGTCGGTAACGGCCCTTTCCCGACCGAAGACCACGGTGAAATCGGTGAGAGACTGCGTCAGCAGGGACACGAGTTCGGCACTACCACCGGGCGTCCCCGCCGCTGCGGATGGTTCGATGCGGTAGCCTGCCGCTACGCCAGCCGCCTCAACGGGTGTGACGAACTTGCCATCATGAAGCTCGACGTTCTGGACGGATTCGATGAAATCCAGGTGTGCGTAGGCTACGAAGTTGACGGCAAAGTGATCGACTACCTGCCGATCGATCTTGAAAACGTCAAACCGGTCTACCAAACGTTCCCGGGATGGAAGAGCACCGTCGGTGTCCGCTCTTTTGATGCTCTCCCCAAAGAGGCGCAGGAGTATCTCAAAGCGCTCGAAGCGTTTACCGGAACCAAGATCGGCATGATCTCGACATCGCCCGACCGGAACGATACCATTACGTTATAACGACCGCGACAAGGAGCCGTTATGGGAAAATCGCGTTACGAGCCTCTGGTCAAACTGAAAAAAAAGAATCTCGAAGAGGCCGAACGCGCCCTGATCGCGGCGAACAACGAAGTCGCTGGGGCCAGCCACAGCCTCAACCGCGCTTATGAAATCCTTGCCACCCTCCACCTCCCCCAAAGCGGCTCCGTCCGCGACCTTTCCCAGGCCAAACTGATGATCCGGACCCAGCACGAGACTATCGAACGGTGTAAAACGGCTCTGCAGGAGGCTGAGGAAAAACAGCGTATGATGCGCGAACGGTTTAACGTCTCACGGATCGAATTCGAGAAGTTCAGCTATCTCGAAGTGCAGGAAGTAAACGCCAAGATCAAAAAAATCAAGGCGCAAGAAGCTAAAATGCTTGACGAAATCGGCACACTAACCTATAAAAGAGATAACAAATGAAACCTTTCTGGATCGTATCGATACTCGCATCAGCGGTATTCGCCGCCCCGAATACCAAGTCGTACGAGTGTACGAAAATCTTTGAAGACCGTAAAAACGAACTGCTCGTCGAACTCGAGCGGATCGACGAGCAGCGCCAGTCGCTCGACGCGCTCAAGCGGGCGACCGAAGACCTCCTCCGTAAAAAAGAGGCGATGATCAAAGGGAAAGACACCAAGGTGGACCAGAAACTGGCCGAGATCAAGGCCAAGGAAGCCTCGGTGAAAAAGATGCTCGAGCAGAACAAAAAAGTGCTCGACGAGATCAAGCAGCTCAAAGCCGACAAAGTTTCCCAGACATTTGCCAAAATGAAGCCCGCCGCATCAGCGCAGATTCTATCGCAAATGAGTGCCGACGAAGCCGCCGGGATCATGAGCACGCTCAATACGAAAGTGGTAGGGCAGATTCTGGCGAAAATGGATCCGAAAAAAGGGTCCGAAATTACCGCGAAACTCAAGGCTATTCCCGAACCAAAGCCCTAATCCCACTGCCGCCTAAGCCATTTTAGAGGTGTTTTGGGATAAAATGGCAAAAATTCCACTCAGGGCAGGCAATGAAGGTTTCACTGACACACGTACCCCACATCGCAACGCGTATTGCCGTTGATCTAAGCCGCAGCGGGCTGGTCACGATGACCAAAGGGCTGGAAAGTGCCGCAAAAGAAGCGGAATCGGTCTTGGCTGCCAACATCAAAAAAGAGATGGCCCTCGAAGAGAAAGTCAAAGAGATCGTCAACGCCAACGAAGAGCAGATCGATTTCTACCTTGCCGACGAACGCCAGCTTTTTTTCATGATCAAAAAGAAACTGGCTCCGGAATTCGGCGTCATCCTTTCGTACGAAGACCGTTATTCGGACATTGCCCACCAGATTCTCGACGCCCTTTATGAAGAAGACCTGATCCGTTACGACGTCAGCGAAAACCGGATCAAAAACGTCATTTACGACGCGATCACCGCATCGATCGCCGATACGGCCGAGATCGAATCGGCCGTATTCCAGAAAATCAAAAGCTACAAGCGCCATCTCATTCCCGGGACCGACGAGTTTGAGATCGTTTACGACAAACTCTACAAAGAAGAGCTGGTACGAAGGGGGATCGCATGATGCGCGACGTATGGATTTATCTTGAAAACGGCACTTACCTGCAGGGGAAGAGTTTCGGTGCCGACACCACCGCCGTCGGTGAAATCGTTTTCAACACGTCTATGAGCGGATACCAGGAGATCATCACCGACCCTTCCTACGCGGGGCAGTTTGTGACCTTCACGATGCCTGAAATCGGGAATGTCGGGGTCAATGCCGAAGATATGGAAAGCACCCGTGCCCACTGCAAGGGGATCATCGTCCGTCAATACCAGGCGCGATACTCGAATTTCCGCGCCGAAGAGGCTCTGCACACTTTTCTCGAAAAACACGGCATTATCGGGATCTGCGAAGTCGACACCCGTTTTATCACGAAAATGCTCCGTACTGAAGGGGCGATGATGATGATCGCTTCTACAAAGGTAAGCGACAAGGGCGAACTCAAAAAAATGCTTGAAAGCTCTCCGCGCATCGAAGAGATCAACTACATCGAGGAAGTGAGCACGAAGAGCCCCTACAAACACCGTGACGGCGTCTACGATCCCGTAACGTTCCGCTACAACGACGCCCCTGAAGCCAAAGCGCGCCTTGCCGCGATCGATTTCGGGGTAAAACGCAACATCCTCAACGAACTCACCGAAGTGGGATTCGAAGTGGAAGTGCTTCCCAACACGTTCAATGCAGACGATTTGATCAAGCGCTATGAAGCCGGAGAGATCGACGGCGTGTTTCTCTCCAACGGCCCCGGAGACCCGCTGGTCCTGAAAAAGGAACAAGCCGAGATCAAAAAACTGATCGAGCGTAAAGTTCCGCTGTGCGGCATCTGCCTCGGGCACCAGCTGCTCAGTATCGCCCACGGGTACGATACCCACAAACTCAAATTCGGCCACCACGGCGGGAACCACCCCGTTAAAAACGTCAAAACGGGAATGGTCGAGATTACGGCGCAGAACCACAACTACAACGTTCCCGAAGAGGTACGCGAAATCGCCGACGTGACCCATATCAATCTTTTTGACAACACGATCGAGGGACTCCGCTACAAAACGGGTCCCGTCTTCTCGGTGCAGCACCACCCCGAATCGAGCCCGGGACCGAAAGAGGCCCGCACCATTTTTACCGACTTCCTCCAGCTCGTTCAGCGCTGATTCGGAGCGGCAGCGAACGCCCCATCAGCGATTTCTTCCCCCGGATATCTCCCTGTGTTACTTTTTTTCTCCTTATTCTGTATAAAACCTTAAATTAATCGTTAAGTTTTCATATGGCGAAAAACCTTTAAAAATTTAAGATTCCTTAAATACTGCGATTGCTATTATTAGAGTGTCTAATAGCCTACTTTTGTTACAAAAGTGTTAAGGGCACCTCTAAAAATCGGGTTTTTCGGTTTTTAGAGGTGCCCTAATCAGGCTCTTATGCTTTGAATCTTTAAGGAGGTCGTAAATGGATAATCGTCCATTGGAGTATGATTACACGGTCGCTAAGATGTTTATGCTTACAACTGTGTTACTCGGAATTGTCGGAATGCTTGTCGGCGTTATTTTGGCGTGGCAATTGGCGTTTCCTCAAGTGAATCTTATGCTGGGTGAAGGATTGGCGGAGTACACCAACTTCAGCCGTCTTCGTCCGCTGCACACCGATGCGGTAATCTTCGGGTTTACCCTGAGCGGTATTTGGGCTACATGGTACTATGTAGGTCAGCGTGTATTGAAAGTATCGATGGCGGAATCAAAATTCCTCATGTTCCTCGGCAAACTGCACTTCTGGCTCTATCTGCTGGTCGTCGTAGCGGTTGTCGGTTCACTCTTGATGGGTATCACTACCTCGAAAGAGTATGCGGAATTTGAATGGCCGATCGACCTTGCCGTCGTCGTCGTATGGGTAATCTGGGGTATGAGCATTTTCGGTTTGATCGGTATCCGCCGTGAAAAATCGCTCTACATCTCTATCTGGTATTATATTGCTACGTTCCTCGGTATCGCTATGCTGTACCTTTTCAACAACATGGCGGTTCCGACGTATTTCGTTTCGGGTGTCGGTGCATGGTACCACTCGGTCTCTATGTATTCTGGAACCAATGATGCGCTGGTACAGTGGTGGTACGGACACAATGCGGTTGCATTCGGATTCACCGTTCCCATCGTTGCGATGATCTACTACTTCCTTCCGAAAGAATCGGGCCAGGCGGTTTATTCGTATAAACTCTCTTTGCTTGCGTTCTGGGGTCTGATGTTTGTTTACCTCTGGGCCGGCGGACACCACCTGATCTACTCTACTGTACCCGACTGGATGCAGACTATGGGTTCTGTTTTCTCGGTAGTTCTGATCCTTCCTTCATGGGGTTCTGCGATCAACATGCTCTTGACGATGAAAGGTGAATGGCAGCAGGTAGCGGCAAGTCCGTTGATCAAATTCATGATCCTAGCGTCAACATTCTACATGTTCTCGACTCTCGAAGGTCCGATCCAGGCGATCAAATCGGTCAATGCGCTGGCTCACTTCACAGACTGGATCGTCGGTCACGTACACGACGGTGTTCTCGGATGGGTTGCGTTCATGATCATGGCCGCTCTTTTCCATATGGCTCCGCGTGTTTTCAAACGCGAGATCTATTCGAAATCACTGATGAACACGCAGTTCTGGATCCAGACGCTCGGTGTTGTTCTGTACTTTACGTCTATGTGGATCGCAGGTATTACTCAGGGTATGATGTGGCGTGCTCACGACGAGTTCGGTAACCTTGCCTACTCGTTCATCGATACGGTAACCGTATTGCACCCGTATTACACTATCCGTGCGGTCGGTGGTTCACTCTACCTGATCGGTATGTTCCTGTTTGCGTACAACATGTACAAAACGATGACCAGCGCTCGCCGTGTCGACGAGTCTGAACTTCAAACCGCGTCGCCAATGGGCGCTTAATCAGGAGGGGGAAATATGTTTCACTGGTTAGAAAAACACCCGTTCTTTTTCGCGGTAGCGGTATTCGTCACCATCGCGTTTGCGGGGCTTATCGAAATTTTGCCAAACTTTGCGCAGGCTTCTCAGCCGGTTGTCGGGACCAAACCTTACAGCACGCTCGAACTTGCGGGACGTCATGTTTACATCAAAAACAGCTGTAACGCATGTCACTCACAACTGATCCGTCCGTTCAAATCAGAGACTGACCGCTACGGTCACTACAGCCTGAGCGGTGAATATGCGTACGATCGCCCGTTCCTTTGGGGTTCAAAACGTACCGGGCCTGACCTCATGCGCGTAGGTAACTACCGTACGACGGACTGGCACGAAAACCACATGAAAGATCCTGCGGGAGTCGTTCCAGGTTCTATCATGCCGGCATACCGCTGGATGTTCAAAAATATGGCAGACGTCGATACGGCGTATGCGGAGCAGGTAACGGTTAACAAAGTATTCGCCGTTCCTTACAACCAAGAGATCCCTATGGCTGACGGAAGCAAAGCGAACGTCAAGCTTGCGGCTACGTTGGAAGAAGCAAAAGCAGACGCTCTTGAAGAGGCGAAAGCGATTGCGGCAGACATGAAAGACCAGGATGTCAAAGATGCGGTTGCAGCGGGTCAAATCCCTGAAATCGTAGCGCTTATCGCGTATCTGAACAGCCTGAAATAAAGGGGAGCGGGTGGATATCGGTACGATTCAGGCCTATGCTTACTTTTTCTTCACCGCTTTCTTGGTAGTGGTATTGTATGCGTACATTTATCACCTCTACAGTTCGCAGTGGAAAGGGAAGCGCGACTATGAAAAGTACGGAAATATCGCGCTCCATGACGAGATCGACGACAAACCCGTCGAAGAGATCTCGAAAAACGATGAAAAAAAGTAGGAGGCATAAATGAATAAGACAGTACTTGCCGCTATTGTGATCGTAATTGCAATGGCGGGTGCAACCTACCTTGCTGTCGGTAGTGCCGGCGGTATGGGTGGTGAGGGTGACTGGGTTAACAAACTCGCCGTGTTGGGTGCGCTTGTCCTGGTCGTCGTGACAGCGTTCGTAGTGACTAAATATGTTCGCCAGATGCAAACAGATAAAGCGAGCGGAAAACTTGCGGATGAAAACTGGGACGGGATCGGAGAATATAAAAACGAACTTCCTTTCGGATGGGCGGTTATTTTCCTCGGTCTCAACATCTGGGCAATCTGGTACTTCCTCGCGGGTTATCCGGTTAACGCCTATTCGCAAATCGGTGAATACAATGAAGAAGTAGCGGCACACGACACAAAATTCGAAGCGGAACATGCGAACATGGATGAAGAGACGCTTAAAGAGATGGGCGGATCGGTATTTATCGTACAATGTGCTCCGTGTCACGGTCTTCAGGCAGACGGTATCGACGGCAAAGCGGCGAACCTGAATGTCCGTCTCGAAGAAAAAACAATCAAACACGTGATCAACAACGGTTCGAACAACCAGCTCCTGGGAATGGAAATGCCGATGCCGGATCGTAACGGTTTGATGAACGCCAACACGGGTGCTTTGATTACCGATGCGGAAATTGATGCGGTTGCCAAATACGTTGCCGGCGGTCTCAAAGGGACTGAAGGTGCCGACGTATTTGCCGGAACATGTGCCGCATGTCACGGAGCAGACGGCAAAGGGATCGATATGGTCGGACCAAGCCTGGCCGATTACAATCCGACTCTCGTGGCCAATGTTCTCAAACACGGTAAAAAAGGTGCGATCGGTGCAATGCCGGCATTCAACAACTTGACTGAAGTTCAAGTCAAAGCGCTTGGTGCGTATGTCACCGGCCTCAGCAAATAAGGAGAGTCTTATGGAAAATCGTAGCATTTTTGCATTGGACGGCATCACCGGGATGTTGATCGCAACAGTATTGTTGCTTTCCATTCTCGCTTTCCTCACGGTTTTGGGACTCGGCGCGCAGCAAAACAATGCCGCCAACTTCTACAAAATCGAAAATGAAAAAGAGATCAAGATGATTAGCACCGATAACGCTAAGCATCGGGTCAACGTAGAGTAAGGGGTTTAGTATGGCAAGTATCATGGATAAACTCATCACTTGGACATTGGTGATTTCCGCAGCGGTAACGCTGTGGGCGGTTGTTACGCCCAATCACCTGTTTATCGGGTAAAGGGTAGCGTTTGTTACTCTCGCGAGGGCTGGCGGCCCTCACCCTCATCCTTTTTTCCGCACTTTCTCTCCATGCAGAATTCTTATATAAAGATGATGTTGTCAAAAATCCGGCATTTAGCGAACAGATCAACGCGATCGGCACGGAGCTAAAAGCCAAAACGGGCGTTTCGCTCTACCTTGTCATGGTTCGTGACCTCGACGGCAACCAGAGCATCGCCGACTTCGAAAAGCAGCTGGC contains these protein-coding regions:
- the ccoO gene encoding cytochrome-c oxidase, cbb3-type subunit II — encoded protein: MFHWLEKHPFFFAVAVFVTIAFAGLIEILPNFAQASQPVVGTKPYSTLELAGRHVYIKNSCNACHSQLIRPFKSETDRYGHYSLSGEYAYDRPFLWGSKRTGPDLMRVGNYRTTDWHENHMKDPAGVVPGSIMPAYRWMFKNMADVDTAYAEQVTVNKVFAVPYNQEIPMADGSKANVKLAATLEEAKADALEEAKAIAADMKDQDVKDAVAAGQIPEIVALIAYLNSLK
- a CDS encoding cytochrome c oxidase, cbb3-type, CcoQ subunit produces the protein MDIGTIQAYAYFFFTAFLVVVLYAYIYHLYSSQWKGKRDYEKYGNIALHDEIDDKPVEEISKNDEKK
- a CDS encoding c-type cytochrome, with the protein product MNKTVLAAIVIVIAMAGATYLAVGSAGGMGGEGDWVNKLAVLGALVLVVVTAFVVTKYVRQMQTDKASGKLADENWDGIGEYKNELPFGWAVIFLGLNIWAIWYFLAGYPVNAYSQIGEYNEEVAAHDTKFEAEHANMDEETLKEMGGSVFIVQCAPCHGLQADGIDGKAANLNVRLEEKTIKHVINNGSNNQLLGMEMPMPDRNGLMNANTGALITDAEIDAVAKYVAGGLKGTEGADVFAGTCAACHGADGKGIDMVGPSLADYNPTLVANVLKHGKKGAIGAMPAFNNLTEVQVKALGAYVTGLSK
- a CDS encoding DUF4006 family protein, translating into MENRSIFALDGITGMLIATVLLLSILAFLTVLGLGAQQNNAANFYKIENEKEIKMISTDNAKHRVNVE